One window of Leptotrichia sp. oral taxon 498 genomic DNA carries:
- the accB gene encoding acetyl-CoA carboxylase biotin carboxyl carrier protein has protein sequence MKEKIKFIKELAQSMNENKIETVKYEENNFEIILSKKKKEKNVIVSAGAIPQNIVSNTVPTQEQVVEVQESKTSEETEEITGNKITSPMVGTFYSAPSPNMPPFVKEGVKVEKGQTLCIVEAMKLMNEVKSTVSGTVKKVLVKDGEAIKKGQTLMIIK, from the coding sequence ATGAAAGAAAAAATTAAATTTATTAAAGAACTGGCACAGAGTATGAATGAAAATAAAATTGAAACAGTGAAATATGAAGAAAATAATTTTGAAATTATACTAAGTAAAAAGAAAAAAGAAAAAAATGTTATAGTCAGTGCGGGAGCGATTCCTCAAAATATAGTTTCAAATACAGTGCCAACACAAGAACAAGTTGTGGAAGTGCAAGAGTCAAAAACAAGTGAAGAAACTGAAGAAATTACGGGAAATAAAATTACTTCACCAATGGTTGGGACTTTTTATTCGGCACCGTCGCCAAATATGCCACCGTTTGTAAAAGAAGGGGTAAAAGTAGAAAAGGGACAGACACTTTGTATTGTTGAAGCAATGAAACTTATGAATGAAGTAAAATCAACAGTTTCAGGAACAGTAAAAAAAGTATTAGTAAAAGATGGAGAGGCAATAAAAAAAGGACAAACTTTAATGATAATTAAATAA
- the fmt gene encoding methionyl-tRNA formyltransferase: MKTIFMGTPEFAIPSLKVVAKNTDLRAIFTKEDKVNARGNKIIFSPVKQFGIDNEIEVIQPKKVKDEKIIKKIKEINPDLIVVVAYGKILPKEIIDIPKYGIINVHSSLLPKYRGASPIHSAILNGDTESGVSIMYIEEGLDSGDVILQESCDILENDTLGTLHDKLKDLGAIGLEKALKLIEDGKVEATKQDESLATFVKPITKEQAKIDWNNTKEVIFNQIRGLNPFPAAHTFNEKNENIKVYKTEKLDKEYEGKNGQIVDIINKKGPVVKVKNGALVLLEVKFQGKKLQRGADVINGRKMAIGECLK, encoded by the coding sequence TTGAAAACAATATTTATGGGAACGCCGGAATTTGCGATTCCAAGTTTGAAAGTTGTGGCAAAAAATACGGATTTGAGAGCAATTTTTACAAAGGAAGATAAAGTAAATGCCAGAGGAAATAAAATAATCTTTTCGCCAGTGAAGCAGTTTGGAATTGATAACGAAATTGAAGTCATTCAGCCAAAAAAAGTTAAAGATGAAAAAATAATCAAAAAAATAAAAGAGATAAATCCAGATTTAATCGTAGTTGTAGCATATGGGAAGATTTTACCAAAAGAAATTATAGATATACCAAAATATGGAATAATCAATGTCCATTCTTCGCTTTTGCCAAAATACAGAGGTGCTTCTCCGATTCACTCGGCAATTTTAAACGGTGACACGGAAAGTGGCGTGAGCATAATGTACATTGAGGAAGGACTAGATTCTGGCGATGTGATACTGCAAGAAAGCTGTGATATTTTGGAGAATGATACGCTTGGAACTTTGCATGACAAATTAAAGGACTTGGGAGCGATAGGGCTTGAAAAGGCGTTAAAATTGATTGAAGATGGAAAAGTTGAAGCTACAAAACAGGATGAAAGTCTTGCAACATTTGTTAAACCTATTACGAAAGAACAGGCTAAAATTGATTGGAACAATACAAAAGAAGTGATTTTTAATCAAATTCGAGGGTTAAATCCATTTCCAGCGGCGCACACTTTTAATGAAAAAAATGAAAATATAAAAGTTTATAAAACTGAAAAATTAGATAAAGAATACGAAGGGAAAAATGGTCAGATTGTCGATATTATAAATAAAAAAGGACCTGTTGTAAAAGTTAAAAATGGAGCTTTAGTTTTGCTCGAAGTGAAATTTCAAGGAAAAAAACTGCAAAGAGGAGCAGATGTCATTAATGGTAGAAAAATGGCTATTGGTGAGTGTTTAAAATAG
- a CDS encoding NUDIX domain-containing protein yields MEELRPRIRVAGILIEDDKILLIQHQKNDKKYWLIPGGGNDWGESTKEAVIREYKEETNLDIKVDKFLFFSETISPDKSRHVLNLFYRVHRGNRDNKFMKLGDEAVLADLKFFGKDEIKDLTIYPNIKDNLVKIMNGEKVESYLGNLWND; encoded by the coding sequence ATGGAAGAGCTAAGACCTCGCATAAGGGTAGCAGGAATACTTATTGAAGATGATAAAATCTTATTAATTCAGCATCAAAAAAATGATAAAAAATATTGGCTAATTCCAGGTGGTGGAAATGACTGGGGAGAGAGCACAAAAGAAGCTGTAATTCGTGAATATAAAGAAGAAACAAATCTTGATATAAAAGTCGACAAATTTCTCTTTTTTTCTGAAACAATTTCGCCAGATAAAAGTCGACATGTGCTAAATTTATTTTACAGAGTTCACAGGGGAAATAGAGATAATAAATTTATGAAATTGGGAGATGAAGCTGTACTTGCAGATTTAAAATTTTTTGGAAAAGATGAGATAAAAGATTTGACAATTTATCCAAATATTAAAGATAATCTTGTAAAAATAATGAATGGAGAAAAAGTTGAAAGTTATTTGGGAAATTTATGGAATGACTAG
- the bioB gene encoding biotin synthase BioB, producing MSKNNNNQTELVKFISNLKNKIINEKYDITHEEAIFLSKIPNDDIETLNLLFEAANQIREKFCGENFDLCTIINAKSGKCSENCKFCAQSTHFKTAVNVYGLISKETALCEAKRNENEGAHRFSLVTSGRGFNGNEKELYKLAEIYEFMREHTKKLSLCASHGICTKEALQKLANAGISMYHHNLETSRRFYPNVCTSHTYDDRVNTIKNAKAIGLNVCSGGIFGLGETIEDRIDMAFDLKELKVNSVPINILTPIPGTPFENNKAVEPLEILKTISIYRFIMPKTHLRYAGGRIKLGNYVKTGLKCGINSALTGNFLTTTGTTIEKDKNMVTELGYKI from the coding sequence ATGTCGAAAAATAATAATAATCAAACTGAACTAGTTAAATTTATATCAAATTTAAAAAATAAAATTATAAATGAAAAATACGATATAACTCATGAAGAAGCAATCTTTTTATCAAAAATTCCTAATGATGATATCGAAACTTTAAACTTGCTTTTTGAAGCAGCGAATCAAATTAGAGAAAAATTTTGTGGAGAAAATTTTGATTTATGCACTATTATTAACGCAAAATCTGGGAAATGCTCTGAAAATTGCAAATTCTGTGCACAGTCAACTCATTTTAAAACAGCAGTAAATGTCTACGGTCTTATTTCAAAAGAAACAGCGCTTTGCGAAGCCAAAAGAAATGAAAACGAAGGCGCTCATAGATTTTCACTTGTAACAAGCGGTAGAGGATTTAATGGAAATGAAAAAGAATTGTATAAATTAGCTGAAATTTATGAATTTATGCGAGAACACACTAAAAAATTAAGTCTTTGCGCTTCTCATGGCATCTGTACAAAAGAAGCGTTACAAAAATTGGCTAATGCAGGTATTTCGATGTATCATCACAATTTAGAAACATCGAGAAGATTTTATCCTAATGTCTGTACATCTCACACTTATGATGATAGAGTTAATACGATAAAAAATGCAAAAGCAATTGGATTAAACGTTTGCAGTGGAGGAATATTTGGATTAGGGGAAACTATTGAAGATAGAATTGATATGGCATTTGATTTAAAAGAATTAAAAGTCAATTCTGTTCCGATAAATATTTTAACTCCAATCCCTGGAACTCCATTTGAGAATAATAAAGCAGTAGAGCCATTAGAAATTTTAAAGACTATATCTATTTACCGTTTTATTATGCCTAAAACTCATTTAAGATATGCTGGAGGAAGAATTAAATTAGGAAATTATGTAAAAACTGGTTTAAAATGTGGAATTAATTCTGCACTTACAGGAAATTTCTTAACAACTACAGGAACAACAATAGAAAAAGATAAGAATATGGTAACAGAATTAGGCTATAAAATTTAA
- a CDS encoding SufS family cysteine desulfurase: protein MNYKNKFPIFSNIENHYLDTAATSQKPKVVLDKIREYYEKYNGNPGRGSHKLSVEAQSLLSNARECVRKFINAKRAEEVIFTKNTTESINLVAYTYGMNFISENDEIILGISNHHANIVPWQFVAKQKKAKLKYIYLTKNGQFDLEELKSKISDRTKIVAISAVVNVTGVIQPIKEIIEIAHSKNALVLVDAAQSMLHFKHDVQELDADFLVFSGHKIFAPMGIGVMYGKKEILDKMPPFLYGGDMIEFVTEQESTFAQLPNKFEGGTQNVEGAVTLEEAIKFICEIGYEKIEKIEENLANKALEELNKLDFVETYFTKDVERTGVIAFNVIGVHSHDVAFILDSFDVAVRSGHHCAQPLMKYIGVASCCRASFSIYNDESDIQKLIEGLLKVKEVFKL from the coding sequence ATGAATTATAAAAATAAATTTCCGATATTTTCAAATATAGAAAATCATTATTTAGACACAGCTGCAACTTCTCAAAAGCCAAAAGTTGTGCTGGATAAAATTAGAGAATATTATGAAAAGTATAATGGAAACCCTGGACGAGGGTCACATAAATTATCTGTGGAAGCACAGTCGCTGTTAAGTAATGCAAGAGAATGTGTGAGAAAATTTATAAATGCAAAAAGAGCCGAAGAAGTGATTTTTACAAAAAATACGACTGAAAGTATAAATTTAGTCGCTTATACTTATGGAATGAATTTTATAAGTGAAAACGATGAGATTATTTTAGGAATTTCAAATCATCACGCCAATATCGTGCCGTGGCAATTTGTGGCAAAACAAAAAAAAGCTAAGTTAAAATATATTTATCTTACAAAAAATGGACAATTTGACTTAGAAGAGTTAAAAAGTAAAATTTCTGATAGAACTAAAATTGTCGCAATTTCTGCGGTTGTGAATGTAACAGGTGTAATTCAGCCGATAAAAGAAATAATTGAGATAGCTCACAGTAAAAATGCTCTGGTTTTGGTTGATGCAGCACAGTCAATGCTTCATTTTAAACACGATGTGCAAGAATTAGATGCAGATTTTTTGGTATTTTCAGGACATAAAATTTTTGCACCTATGGGAATTGGTGTGATGTATGGGAAAAAAGAGATTTTGGATAAAATGCCACCATTTTTGTATGGCGGGGATATGATAGAATTTGTTACAGAACAGGAATCAACTTTTGCGCAGTTACCGAATAAATTTGAAGGTGGGACTCAAAATGTGGAAGGAGCTGTGACTCTGGAAGAGGCGATTAAGTTTATTTGCGAAATTGGGTATGAAAAAATTGAAAAAATTGAGGAAAATTTGGCAAATAAAGCACTAGAAGAATTAAATAAACTTGATTTTGTGGAAACTTATTTTACAAAAGATGTGGAAAGAACAGGAGTTATTGCGTTTAATGTGATTGGAGTTCATTCGCACGATGTTGCATTCATCTTGGATTCTTTTGATGTAGCCGTGAGATCAGGTCATCACTGCGCACAGCCACTTATGAAATATATTGGAGTTGCGTCATGCTGTCGTGCTAGTTTTAGCATTTACAATGATGAAAGTGATATTCAAAAATTAATTGAAGGACTTTTGAAAGTAAAGGAAGTTTTTAAATTGTAA
- a CDS encoding FAD:protein FMN transferase, with amino-acid sequence MEREYKVQTRFLFHTNIKIKIPDSFENKVFDELFEILEDVNKNYNSYSKNSYIDKINKNNGKFVQVNEETVNLLEKVVHFSEIMNGEYDITIMPLIKLWGFYKENSVKFQKILKLKK; translated from the coding sequence ATGGAAAGAGAATATAAAGTGCAAACTAGATTTTTATTTCACACAAATATTAAGATAAAAATTCCTGATAGCTTTGAAAATAAAGTTTTTGATGAACTATTTGAAATTTTGGAAGATGTGAATAAAAATTATAATTCGTATTCAAAAAATTCTTACATTGATAAAATTAATAAAAATAACGGAAAATTTGTGCAAGTGAATGAAGAAACTGTGAATTTATTGGAAAAAGTAGTGCATTTTTCTGAAATTATGAATGGAGAATATGACATAACTATAATGCCACTTATAAAACTATGGGGATTTTATAAAGAAAATTCTGTAAAATTCCAGAAAATCTTGAAATTAAAAAAATAA
- a CDS encoding redox-sensing transcriptional repressor Rex, which yields MKFKKLEISEKVIQRLTEYLSILKDVQKYENEINSIELSKIMNTTSAQVRKDLSTFGDFGVRGKGYDISKLIEIIEDILGINKVNNVIIVGHGKMGEMISSNRNVLGKGFQIVGIFDKDKNKIGKVVSDNLEIRDVNDVKEFRENFCGEVDTAILAVVKEQAQFAAEQLVKNGIKAILNMTTYKLELGSDITVVNIDISAKLQELNFWRLNKEEK from the coding sequence ATGAAATTTAAAAAATTAGAGATTTCAGAAAAAGTGATTCAGAGATTGACGGAATATCTATCAATTTTAAAAGATGTTCAAAAATATGAAAATGAAATTAACTCGATTGAGCTTTCCAAAATAATGAATACGACATCAGCTCAAGTCAGAAAAGATTTATCAACTTTTGGAGATTTTGGTGTGCGTGGAAAAGGATATGATATTTCTAAATTGATTGAAATCATCGAAGATATTTTGGGAATAAATAAAGTTAATAACGTCATAATCGTTGGACACGGAAAAATGGGAGAAATGATCTCGTCTAACAGAAATGTCTTGGGAAAAGGTTTTCAGATTGTTGGAATTTTTGACAAAGATAAAAATAAAATAGGAAAAGTTGTTTCTGACAATCTTGAAATTCGTGATGTCAATGATGTAAAGGAATTTAGAGAAAATTTCTGTGGGGAAGTTGATACGGCAATTCTTGCGGTTGTAAAGGAACAGGCGCAATTTGCGGCAGAACAGCTTGTGAAAAATGGAATAAAAGCTATTTTGAATATGACGACTTACAAACTTGAGCTAGGTTCAGATATAACAGTTGTAAATATTGATATTTCGGCAAAATTGCAAGAATTAAATTTTTGGAGATTGAATAAAGAAGAAAAATAA
- a CDS encoding hemolysin family protein gives MEEKIISIDIVLLIVMLFFTAFLSTAESALLSLRQIHLIDGDNEKNVKEEKLLKLWLKNPNELLTTLLFVKTILCSFLIFLEINLIRQFFEKKLYFYLVFFVFSIIILIFAEMIPRLIARVKVYEISKAAIIPLNTLRIAIKPIISLFIHISRFVMKIFKIEVKDQMFEITEEEILTFVKAGTQSGAIEEGEEEMISSIIEFADMTVKEILTPRRDIFALDSESKLEDVWEEILEQEFTRMPIYTGTIDNIVGTVHIKDLLRYANDKSSGNLLVKEFMKEAYYVPITKSLVELLEEFKTKQLHMAIVIDEYGGTQGIVTIEDLLEEIVGEIRDEFDKEEESIQKIREKIFDVKGDTLIEEINEKLDLDIPLSEEYDTISGYIQDKLGKVADVFDQIKEDNFVMKVLDTDNKRVERVRIVILEKKEEE, from the coding sequence TTGGAAGAGAAAATAATATCAATAGATATTGTGTTATTAATAGTTATGCTATTTTTTACAGCATTTTTATCAACGGCTGAATCAGCTCTTTTGTCACTTAGGCAAATTCATTTAATTGATGGTGACAACGAAAAGAATGTAAAAGAAGAAAAACTTTTAAAATTATGGCTAAAAAATCCAAATGAGCTTTTGACGACACTTTTATTTGTAAAAACAATTTTGTGTTCTTTTCTAATTTTTTTAGAAATAAATTTAATAAGGCAATTTTTTGAGAAAAAATTATATTTTTATTTAGTATTTTTTGTTTTCTCAATAATAATTTTAATATTTGCTGAAATGATTCCAAGACTTATTGCGAGAGTAAAAGTATATGAAATTTCAAAAGCTGCGATAATTCCGTTAAATACATTAAGAATTGCGATAAAACCGATTATTTCACTTTTTATCCATATTTCACGGTTTGTTATGAAAATATTTAAAATAGAAGTGAAAGATCAGATGTTTGAAATAACAGAAGAAGAAATTTTGACATTTGTAAAAGCAGGAACTCAAAGTGGAGCGATTGAAGAGGGCGAAGAAGAAATGATTTCAAGCATAATAGAATTTGCTGATATGACTGTGAAAGAAATTTTGACACCGAGAAGAGATATTTTTGCGCTGGATTCTGAAAGCAAGCTAGAAGATGTCTGGGAAGAAATTTTAGAGCAGGAATTTACTCGAATGCCGATTTATACCGGAACAATTGACAACATTGTAGGAACGGTTCACATAAAAGATTTACTTCGTTATGCAAATGACAAGAGCAGTGGTAATCTTTTGGTGAAAGAATTTATGAAAGAAGCATATTATGTGCCGATCACAAAGTCTCTTGTGGAACTTTTGGAAGAATTTAAGACAAAACAGCTTCATATGGCAATTGTGATTGACGAATATGGTGGAACGCAGGGAATTGTAACAATCGAAGACTTGCTAGAAGAAATTGTTGGAGAAATTAGGGATGAATTTGACAAGGAAGAAGAAAGTATTCAGAAAATTCGAGAAAAGATATTTGATGTAAAAGGTGATACACTTATTGAGGAAATAAATGAAAAACTTGATTTAGATATTCCGCTATCTGAGGAATATGACACAATATCAGGTTACATTCAAGATAAATTGGGAAAAGTTGCCGATGTCTTTGACCAGATTAAAGAAGATAACTTTGTTATGAAGGTGCTGGATACTGACAATAAAAGAGTGGAAAGAGTCAGAATAGTTATTTTAGAAAAAAAAGAAGAAGAATAG
- a CDS encoding biotin transporter BioY, whose translation MKQNILSNSIKIKTKEKEFLKSIFLVLSGVIFLSIMSQLIIPLYFTPVPISLGSFGVMLIALLYGRKLGTATVLSYVAAGSLGAPIFAGFKAGSLFSPTGGYILGYIAAALILGFLFDKGIAKSYVKTFLSLLLVSVIIFVLGALVLMLFVPIKNVFMAGVLPFIPGDMLKAVAATLLFPRLWKFIKKNKN comes from the coding sequence ATGAAACAAAATATTTTAAGTAACAGTATAAAAATTAAAACAAAAGAAAAAGAATTTTTAAAAAGTATCTTTTTGGTATTAAGCGGAGTTATATTTTTATCAATAATGTCGCAACTTATAATACCGCTTTATTTTACTCCTGTACCTATTTCACTAGGATCATTTGGAGTAATGTTAATAGCATTGTTATACGGTAGAAAATTGGGAACAGCAACTGTGCTTTCCTATGTTGCAGCGGGTAGTTTAGGAGCTCCGATTTTTGCTGGATTTAAAGCAGGTTCGTTATTTTCACCAACAGGAGGATATATTTTAGGATATATTGCAGCTGCATTAATTTTAGGTTTTTTATTCGATAAAGGTATTGCAAAATCTTATGTAAAGACATTTCTTTCACTATTACTTGTAAGTGTCATTATTTTTGTATTAGGTGCATTAGTATTGATGTTATTTGTGCCTATTAAAAATGTATTTATGGCCGGTGTACTTCCTTTTATTCCTGGAGATATGTTAAAAGCAGTTGCTGCAACTCTTTTATTTCCAAGATTATGGAAATTTATAAAAAAAAATAAAAATTAA
- the sufU gene encoding Fe-S cluster assembly sulfur transfer protein SufU: MDLERIYQQTILEYSRRKELNHEMDNPTYVERGHNPNCGDDLTLELKVENNVIVDAAFIGSGCAISTASMAMLIDLIKGKTLEEAKEKVDIFFKMMSIDENKEKLTKEEMKKLGDAVLLEYVAKMPARVKCATLSWHSLKVIVENKK; this comes from the coding sequence ATGGATTTGGAGAGAATTTATCAGCAGACAATATTGGAATATAGCCGTAGAAAAGAATTAAATCACGAAATGGACAATCCGACTTATGTGGAGAGAGGTCATAATCCCAATTGTGGAGATGACTTGACATTGGAATTAAAAGTGGAAAATAATGTCATTGTGGATGCGGCATTTATCGGCTCTGGATGTGCTATTTCAACTGCTTCGATGGCAATGTTAATTGATTTGATAAAAGGAAAAACTTTGGAAGAAGCAAAAGAAAAAGTTGACATTTTTTTTAAAATGATGAGCATAGACGAAAATAAAGAAAAATTGACAAAGGAAGAAATGAAAAAATTAGGAGATGCAGTGCTTTTGGAATATGTGGCTAAAATGCCTGCTCGAGTAAAATGTGCTACACTTAGTTGGCACTCACTAAAAGTGATTGTAGAAAATAAAAAATAG
- the def gene encoding peptide deformylase has protein sequence MKELKIVLFGHPTLKKVAEKVEKFDDELRETLNEMVNLMRKANGVGLAANQVDIPKRFFVLEYEGVLKKVVNPEILEFSVEKVDFEEGCLSIPGIYKKVVRPKKIKVKYFDENGIEVQEELDEMWARAFQHELDHLGGILFTERLSVMNKRLVAKKIEVLKKDFSKGRIYREDLD, from the coding sequence ATGAAAGAATTAAAAATAGTTTTATTTGGACATCCAACTTTGAAAAAAGTTGCCGAGAAGGTGGAAAAATTTGATGATGAACTGAGAGAAACATTGAATGAGATGGTTAATTTGATGAGAAAAGCTAATGGAGTGGGACTTGCAGCAAATCAGGTCGACATTCCTAAAAGATTTTTTGTGCTGGAATACGAAGGAGTTTTAAAAAAGGTCGTTAATCCGGAAATATTGGAATTTAGTGTGGAAAAAGTGGATTTTGAAGAAGGGTGCTTGAGTATTCCTGGAATTTATAAAAAGGTTGTAAGACCTAAAAAAATTAAAGTTAAATATTTTGATGAAAATGGGATTGAAGTTCAAGAAGAACTTGATGAAATGTGGGCTAGAGCATTTCAGCACGAACTTGATCATTTGGGCGGAATTTTGTTTACAGAGCGACTTTCTGTTATGAATAAAAGGCTTGTTGCAAAAAAAATAGAAGTTTTGAAAAAAGATTTTAGCAAAGGTAGAATTTATAGGGAAGATTTGGATTAA
- a CDS encoding adenine phosphoribosyltransferase: MNKKEKEFVKNLVRSVENFPEKGVIFRDITTALKNKEGLQIIIKDLTERYKDKGIDYVVGADARGFIFGAAIAYNIGAGFVPARKPGKLPAEVESVEYSLEYGKNSIEIHKDAFSKGDRILIVDDLLATGGTAKAMVQLVEKLRAKVVELAFMIELADLKGRELLDGYEVYSQLVY, encoded by the coding sequence ATGAATAAAAAAGAAAAAGAATTTGTTAAAAATTTAGTGAGAAGTGTAGAGAACTTCCCTGAAAAAGGTGTAATTTTTAGAGATATTACAACGGCTCTTAAAAATAAAGAGGGATTACAAATTATTATAAAAGATTTGACAGAGAGATATAAAGATAAAGGAATTGACTATGTTGTAGGAGCTGATGCCAGAGGATTTATTTTCGGTGCTGCAATTGCTTATAATATCGGAGCAGGATTTGTTCCGGCAAGAAAACCTGGAAAACTCCCTGCCGAAGTTGAAAGCGTGGAATATAGCTTGGAATATGGTAAAAATAGTATAGAAATTCATAAAGACGCTTTTTCAAAAGGTGATAGAATTTTAATAGTTGACGATTTACTGGCAACTGGTGGAACTGCCAAAGCAATGGTTCAATTGGTGGAAAAATTAAGAGCTAAAGTCGTGGAATTAGCATTTATGATAGAACTTGCAGATTTAAAAGGAAGAGAACTTTTAGATGGATATGAAGTATATTCTCAGCTAGTTTATTAA
- the sufD gene encoding Fe-S cluster assembly protein SufD, with protein sequence MLEKTSLKNLENSEYRLKVFEKYKDLKKPDWKRVKYKYEEPQEFKKFDNFSTKNENQEGMEVKGINDSLEDLERLKSNYEYGLGEFFKLQNFAFYNQGQFIKIKERKKIEHPIYLTYVADKENNFLVDYNVIEVEDFASATIIISYNSSDDAESYHNGVIKVFAGANSNVKIIKIQTLNTKSRNFESSKIEVKGQGIVNYYSVELGAQVNAVSHTSYLLEDNSQAYVFPGYLADGDRKVDLEYSTVFYGRKTLGDIHGRGAVKDTATKVFRGNMYFKQGASKSEGREGEFAILLDKNINVHSIPTLFCDEDDVIGEHYASIGKVNESQLFYLMSRGLSESRAKKLIVESSFKPILNNIDDETLREHLLEELEERI encoded by the coding sequence ATGCTAGAAAAGACAAGTTTAAAAAATCTTGAAAATAGCGAATACAGGCTAAAAGTTTTTGAAAAATATAAAGACTTGAAAAAACCTGACTGGAAAAGAGTTAAATATAAATATGAAGAACCGCAAGAATTTAAAAAGTTTGATAATTTTTCAACAAAAAATGAAAACCAGGAAGGTATGGAAGTAAAAGGGATTAATGATTCCCTAGAAGATTTGGAAAGATTGAAAAGTAATTATGAATACGGACTTGGAGAGTTTTTCAAATTGCAAAATTTTGCTTTTTATAATCAGGGACAATTTATTAAAATAAAAGAGAGAAAAAAAATTGAACATCCAATTTATTTGACTTATGTGGCAGATAAAGAAAATAATTTTTTAGTTGACTACAATGTGATTGAAGTAGAAGATTTTGCAAGTGCTACAATTATTATAAGCTATAATTCAAGTGACGATGCCGAAAGTTATCACAACGGAGTTATAAAAGTGTTTGCTGGAGCAAATTCAAATGTGAAAATAATAAAAATTCAAACATTGAATACAAAAAGCAGAAATTTTGAAAGCTCTAAAATTGAAGTGAAAGGGCAGGGAATCGTAAATTATTACAGCGTTGAACTGGGGGCGCAAGTAAATGCAGTTAGCCACACTTCATATTTATTGGAAGATAATTCACAGGCTTATGTATTTCCAGGATATTTGGCTGACGGAGATAGAAAAGTTGACTTGGAATATTCGACAGTATTTTACGGCAGAAAAACATTGGGAGACATTCACGGAAGAGGAGCTGTAAAAGACACAGCAACCAAAGTATTTCGTGGAAATATGTACTTTAAGCAAGGGGCTTCAAAATCGGAAGGAAGAGAAGGAGAATTTGCCATTTTGCTGGACAAAAATATAAATGTTCACTCAATTCCGACATTATTTTGTGATGAAGACGATGTAATTGGAGAACATTATGCGTCAATCGGAAAAGTCAACGAATCACAGCTGTTTTATTTGATGAGTCGAGGCCTATCTGAGAGCAGAGCCAAAAAATTAATTGTGGAATCGTCATTTAAACCAATATTAAATAATATCGATGATGAAACATTAAGAGAGCATTTATTAGAAGAATTGGAAGAAAGAATATAA
- the folD gene encoding bifunctional methylenetetrahydrofolate dehydrogenase/methenyltetrahydrofolate cyclohydrolase FolD, with translation MGKIIDGKALSQKIFENIKEEHDKIKEKIGRSAGLAVIIVGENAASQVYVRNKIRACEKVGFYSENIKLPENITQKELLCEIRKLNEDKKIDGILVQLPLPKHIDELKVINEIASSKDVDGFHTENIGKMMIGDKTGFLPCTPYGIMQMFEEYGIELLGKDAVIVGRSNIVGKPLALLLIQSGATVQVCNSKTKNLSKKLQKADIVVAAVGVPKLIKGKDIKDNAVVIDVGINRVDGKLCGDVNFDEIFEKASFITPVPGGVGPMTIASLIKNTFKSYKSKL, from the coding sequence ATGGGAAAAATTATTGATGGAAAAGCGCTTTCACAAAAAATTTTTGAAAATATAAAAGAAGAGCACGATAAAATTAAAGAAAAAATTGGGAGAAGTGCGGGACTTGCAGTAATTATAGTCGGAGAAAATGCGGCTTCGCAAGTGTATGTGAGAAATAAAATAAGAGCTTGTGAAAAAGTTGGATTTTATTCTGAAAATATAAAATTACCAGAGAACATTACGCAAAAAGAGTTGCTTTGCGAAATAAGAAAATTAAATGAAGATAAAAAAATTGATGGAATTTTGGTGCAATTGCCACTTCCAAAACATATTGATGAGCTAAAAGTCATAAATGAGATTGCAAGCTCAAAAGATGTGGACGGATTTCATACTGAAAATATTGGAAAAATGATGATAGGCGACAAAACAGGATTTTTACCATGCACGCCATACGGAATTATGCAGATGTTTGAAGAATATGGCATTGAGCTTCTTGGAAAAGATGCAGTAATTGTTGGGAGAAGCAATATAGTTGGAAAGCCACTTGCACTGCTTTTAATTCAAAGTGGAGCAACTGTCCAAGTTTGTAATTCAAAGACTAAAAATTTAAGTAAGAAATTGCAAAAAGCTGACATAGTTGTCGCAGCCGTTGGAGTTCCAAAATTGATAAAAGGTAAAGATATAAAAGACAATGCAGTTGTGATTGACGTTGGAATAAATCGTGTGGATGGAAAGCTTTGTGGAGATGTGAATTTTGACGAAATTTTTGAAAAAGCTAGTTTTATAACACCAGTTCCTGGCGGAGTAGGGCCTATGACAATTGCAAGCCTTATAAAAAATACATTTAAAAGTTATAAAAGTAAATTATAA